In the Cytobacillus pseudoceanisediminis genome, one interval contains:
- a CDS encoding helix-turn-helix domain-containing protein, whose amino-acid sequence MKDARPNLKGENYPLIYYRPVKEDLKIEKSRWLIDKTGQFKEFFYHDPVVNKILFNEEKVKEFSLDGYGQNIEFEDRNFTIIHNYLIHFWQHFLKADGLALFITLKSYCIEKDYCWPALKTLQLQCSFGSVNTVKSRLSLLERYGFVFRFNCMSADEKKKYG is encoded by the coding sequence TTGAAAGATGCTCGTCCTAATCTAAAGGGGGAAAATTATCCTCTTATCTATTACCGTCCTGTCAAAGAAGATCTAAAAATTGAAAAATCCAGGTGGTTAATAGACAAAACAGGTCAATTTAAAGAATTTTTTTATCATGATCCTGTAGTTAATAAAATCCTTTTTAATGAAGAGAAGGTTAAAGAATTTAGCTTAGATGGTTATGGTCAAAACATTGAATTCGAAGATCGGAATTTTACAATCATACATAACTACCTTATTCATTTTTGGCAGCACTTTCTTAAAGCAGATGGTTTGGCACTGTTTATCACACTTAAAAGCTATTGTATTGAGAAAGACTATTGCTGGCCAGCATTAAAGACTCTGCAGCTTCAGTGTTCTTTTGGTTCTGTAAACACTGTTAAAAGCAGGTTAAGTCTTTTAGAAAGATATGGATTTGTATTCAGATTTAACTGCATGTCTGCAGATGAGAAGAAAAAATATGGATGA
- a CDS encoding AlkZ-related protein, with amino-acid sequence MVNYNVRTYEEAINVIKELGILPLAPIIPGFPSLNTITLEKYWHSDTEFDPWTWRTKFSADGVAGYGKFIKKKSVLISLEFLPYIKRILGHSEPVEERYDNGNITKEAFDIYKIISQEEGIDTRALRKKAGLKDRDKKRLFDNAMLELQGSMDIVISGIQDKVNEDGEKNGWSSTAFETYDSWAMRNSVENIIKDREEAKKFLISHFKYLCSNESLKSLEKIFA; translated from the coding sequence ATGGTCAATTATAATGTGAGAACTTATGAGGAAGCAATAAACGTAATTAAGGAGCTTGGTATACTGCCCCTTGCACCAATAATTCCTGGGTTTCCTTCTCTAAATACAATTACTCTAGAAAAGTATTGGCATTCAGATACAGAGTTCGACCCTTGGACCTGGAGGACAAAATTTTCTGCTGATGGGGTTGCAGGATATGGTAAATTCATTAAGAAAAAATCAGTATTGATTTCCCTTGAGTTTCTTCCATATATTAAAAGGATTCTAGGTCATTCTGAGCCCGTTGAGGAAAGGTACGATAACGGCAACATAACTAAAGAAGCATTTGACATATACAAAATAATTAGCCAAGAGGAAGGAATAGATACAAGGGCATTAAGGAAAAAAGCAGGGCTGAAGGATAGAGACAAAAAAAGGCTTTTTGATAATGCAATGTTGGAACTGCAAGGGTCAATGGATATTGTGATTTCAGGCATACAGGATAAAGTAAATGAAGATGGTGAAAAAAATGGATGGAGTAGTACTGCTTTTGAGACCTATGACTCCTGGGCAATGAGAAATAGTGTTGAAAACATAATTAAAGATAGAGAAGAAGCAAAGAAATTCCTTATATCTCATTTTAAATATTTATGTAGTAACGAATCTCTAAAAAGCCTTGAAAAAATATTTGCGTAA
- the ltrA gene encoding group II intron reverse transcriptase/maturase: MQTRLRQWEYYGLTPTFSELYEKSKNGEKFNKLYEIITSRDNILLAYRTIKSNSGSKTPGTDGITIDSYKLKSQEELITLIQEQLVDYKPKAVRRVYIPKPNGDKRPLGIPSMIERIIQQMFKQVLEPICEAKFYSHSYGFRPLRSTSHAKSRCDSLINKAELHFVVDVDIKGFFDNVNHRRLMKQIWSIGIQDRKVLAIISKMLKAPIKGLGIPTKGTPQGGILSPLLSNIVLHDLDVWISNQWENYPSKFSYKRQGDKVAALKRTNLKEGYIVRYADDFKIFARNHKVALKWFHAVKDYLKERLKLDINPDKSKVVNLRKRSTDFLGFTLKATPKGSSYFSKSNIKSEKKEQILRRARKHILNIRKNPSRENLMNWNSFILGIHNYFKYATHVSNDFTDLSHRLSRLIYNRFSKVGKRVYTSNAPPTYKKFYGWSRYRAWEINGIYLYPMQAIKTRTNLNFSQELTPFTEKGRLLISKKLKPEIMGEILKLMKSHIPEGTAEYLDNRVSRYSMQMGCCDITGEFLYADDVHCHHFTPRKEGGNDSFDNLRIIHKNVHRLIHASDEDTIGPIPYVTKSEGKANSES; encoded by the coding sequence GTGCAGACGAGATTGCGACAGTGGGAGTATTACGGACTAACACCGACCTTTTCTGAGTTATATGAGAAAAGTAAGAACGGTGAAAAGTTTAATAAACTTTACGAGATAATTACCAGTCGAGACAACATCCTTTTAGCATATAGAACTATCAAGTCAAATTCAGGGTCTAAAACTCCAGGAACTGACGGAATTACGATAGACAGCTATAAACTAAAATCCCAAGAGGAACTAATCACTCTTATCCAAGAGCAGTTAGTGGATTATAAACCTAAAGCGGTCAGAAGAGTCTATATTCCCAAACCCAATGGAGACAAACGTCCATTAGGAATTCCTAGCATGATTGAACGGATTATTCAACAGATGTTTAAGCAAGTCCTTGAGCCAATTTGTGAAGCGAAATTCTACTCACACAGCTATGGTTTCAGACCTTTAAGAAGTACATCCCATGCAAAATCCCGTTGCGATTCATTAATCAACAAGGCTGAACTACACTTTGTTGTAGACGTAGATATTAAAGGCTTCTTTGATAACGTAAATCACCGCAGGTTAATGAAGCAAATATGGAGTATAGGCATACAGGATAGAAAAGTCCTAGCAATAATCTCAAAAATGTTAAAAGCCCCCATTAAAGGTCTTGGTATTCCTACAAAAGGAACACCACAGGGAGGTATCCTGTCACCACTTCTGTCTAACATAGTCTTACATGACTTAGATGTATGGATCTCGAATCAATGGGAGAACTACCCATCGAAATTTTCTTACAAAAGACAAGGTGATAAGGTAGCCGCCTTAAAACGTACCAATTTAAAGGAAGGTTACATTGTGAGATATGCTGACGACTTTAAAATCTTTGCAAGAAACCATAAAGTTGCACTCAAATGGTTTCACGCGGTTAAAGATTACTTAAAGGAAAGGCTCAAATTAGACATCAACCCGGATAAATCCAAAGTAGTTAATCTCCGAAAAAGAAGCACCGATTTCTTAGGTTTCACTCTAAAAGCAACCCCAAAGGGTAGCAGTTACTTTTCAAAAAGTAATATAAAGAGTGAAAAGAAGGAGCAAATTTTGAGACGTGCGAGAAAGCATATCTTGAATATTCGCAAAAACCCTTCCCGAGAAAACCTTATGAATTGGAACAGCTTCATTCTAGGAATCCATAACTACTTTAAATATGCAACTCATGTTAGTAACGACTTTACCGACCTGTCCCACAGATTATCCCGACTGATATACAATAGGTTCTCAAAAGTTGGAAAGCGGGTTTACACAAGTAATGCACCACCAACATACAAAAAATTCTATGGCTGGTCCAGATACAGAGCATGGGAAATAAATGGTATTTACCTTTATCCTATGCAAGCTATTAAGACCAGAACAAACCTGAATTTCTCACAGGAGCTAACACCATTCACGGAAAAAGGGAGATTGCTAATTTCTAAGAAATTGAAGCCCGAAATCATGGGTGAAATTCTTAAATTGATGAAATCCCATATCCCTGAGGGTACAGCGGAATACCTAGACAACCGTGTTTCACGATATTCAATGCAAATGGGTTGTTGTGATATTACAGGAGAATTTTTATATGCGGATGATGTTCATTGTCACCATTTTACCCCTAGAAAAGAAGGAGGTAATGATTCCTTTGACAATCTGAGAATCATCCATAAAAACGTGCATAGACTGATTCACGCTTCTGACGAAGACACTATTGGGCCGATACCTTATGTTACTAAATCTGAAGGCAAGGCAAATTCAGAAAGTTAA
- a CDS encoding single-stranded DNA-binding protein, whose protein sequence is MNSLNLVGRLTKKPIIKGDEQKVCLFTLAVNRNYTNQNGEREADFIQIKTFKKTANNCYKYLDKGSLVSVTASIRTGSYMKDNKKIYTMEVVAEDVRFLDTKKSINENSNGDHHQYNQSHDDDPFPGSVETHEEWPF, encoded by the coding sequence ATGAATAGCCTTAACCTAGTGGGGCGACTTACAAAAAAGCCTATTATTAAAGGTGATGAACAGAAAGTTTGCCTATTCACATTAGCTGTTAATCGTAATTATACAAACCAAAACGGTGAACGTGAAGCTGATTTTATTCAGATAAAAACGTTTAAAAAGACTGCTAACAATTGTTATAAATACCTGGACAAGGGTAGTTTAGTTAGTGTTACTGCTTCTATTCGTACTGGATCTTATATGAAAGACAATAAGAAGATTTATACTATGGAAGTTGTAGCAGAAGATGTACGTTTTCTCGATACAAAGAAAAGTATCAATGAAAATAGTAATGGAGATCATCATCAATATAACCAATCCCATGATGACGACCCGTTCCCTGGTAGCGTTGAAACCCATGAGGAATGGCCATTTTAA
- a CDS encoding DNA cytosine methyltransferase yields MNLKLKKVYTVSKKGKPEKPRLFLQHLVCEAAGFKVKGEVYIKINELTEEVVLQNFPFEDGEDVHTVHVACRKSKISGKERPLVDTAGDKYCSFLDINQKIEVNVYKQGNKGQVIIRPLEYKLFENSTIPTPRNERIKLLSICAGAGVGTSVLEDTGYFSAVQEIELEDDSAEVLLHNFPNSTVFCGDLRDCQDLAEVDMAFITAPCSEHSSLGFQEGNVMNDLVLATAKIIQSSKAEVLFFENVPQYYKSNAWESLKNLLKDDYPFWGQKELEAWDLGSLATRKRTYAVAFKDEKRFLSFDFPVAPKLRRKKLKDFLDRSSVQHEWKSVRKFMDSFNSREAWKDRSLDLTFVGKDAERIQCIPKRYTSQCASNSHVLSDNGENFRFLSIDEIKRIMGIPDHFTFTENIQKIRKYEMLGQSVDGRVIKAIANRLAYTFMKVKTKASTATETLKKHVQSYSVSNCGQLELLLS; encoded by the coding sequence ATGAATTTAAAGTTAAAGAAAGTATATACCGTATCAAAAAAAGGGAAGCCAGAGAAACCTCGACTTTTCCTTCAACATCTTGTATGTGAAGCTGCCGGTTTTAAGGTGAAAGGTGAAGTGTATATTAAAATAAATGAGTTAACTGAAGAGGTAGTATTGCAAAATTTTCCGTTTGAAGATGGAGAAGATGTTCATACTGTTCATGTGGCTTGTAGAAAGAGCAAGATAAGCGGAAAAGAACGGCCTCTAGTTGATACTGCCGGAGATAAATATTGTTCTTTTCTTGATATTAATCAAAAAATAGAAGTTAATGTTTATAAACAAGGCAATAAAGGACAGGTAATTATACGTCCCCTTGAATATAAGTTATTTGAAAACAGCACAATACCAACTCCGAGAAACGAGCGGATCAAATTATTATCTATTTGTGCAGGAGCTGGTGTGGGAACTAGTGTTTTGGAGGATACAGGATATTTTTCCGCTGTTCAAGAGATAGAATTAGAGGATGATTCGGCTGAAGTATTACTCCATAACTTCCCTAATTCGACGGTTTTCTGTGGTGATCTTCGTGATTGTCAAGATTTAGCCGAAGTCGATATGGCATTCATTACAGCGCCATGCAGCGAACATAGTAGTTTAGGCTTCCAAGAGGGTAATGTAATGAACGATTTAGTCCTTGCAACTGCAAAGATCATTCAATCCTCAAAAGCTGAAGTTTTATTCTTTGAAAATGTTCCTCAATACTATAAAAGTAATGCCTGGGAATCGCTAAAAAACCTATTAAAGGACGATTATCCATTCTGGGGTCAAAAAGAACTGGAAGCATGGGATTTAGGATCCCTTGCCACAAGGAAAAGGACGTATGCTGTAGCATTTAAAGATGAAAAGAGATTCCTGTCATTTGACTTCCCAGTTGCTCCTAAACTCAGAAGGAAAAAATTAAAAGATTTTCTTGACCGCTCAAGTGTGCAGCATGAATGGAAGAGTGTAAGAAAATTTATGGATTCTTTTAACAGTCGTGAAGCCTGGAAGGATAGAAGCTTGGATCTAACTTTTGTTGGTAAGGATGCAGAAAGGATACAATGCATTCCGAAACGGTATACAAGTCAGTGTGCTTCAAATAGTCATGTTTTAAGTGACAATGGTGAGAATTTCCGATTTCTTTCAATTGATGAAATAAAGAGAATAATGGGGATTCCGGACCATTTTACTTTCACGGAAAATATACAAAAAATAAGAAAGTATGAAATGCTTGGTCAAAGTGTTGATGGAAGGGTTATTAAAGCCATCGCGAATCGGCTAGCATATACTTTTATGAAAGTTAAAACTAAAGCTTCAACTGCTACTGAAACATTAAAGAAGCATGTTCAGAGCTACAGTGTTAGTAATTGTGGTCAGCTTGAACTTTTGCTCTCCTAG
- a CDS encoding VOC family protein encodes MELTHTRILVDNYRECFLFYRDVLGFEVSWGDEESLYADFKFSGCTLGLFERKQMLEAIGTEKDPLIHKYDRAALVFQVDNVEEKYEN; translated from the coding sequence ATGGAGCTTACACACACAAGAATTTTAGTAGACAATTACAGGGAATGTTTCTTATTTTATAGAGATGTTTTAGGATTTGAAGTATCGTGGGGAGATGAAGAATCCTTGTATGCAGATTTTAAGTTCAGTGGTTGTACATTAGGACTATTTGAAAGGAAACAAATGCTTGAAGCTATTGGTACAGAAAAAGATCCTCTTATACATAAGTATGATAGAGCAGCATTGGTTTTTCAGGTAGATAATGTTGAAGAGAAATATGAAAACTAA
- a CDS encoding endonuclease/exonuclease/phosphatase family protein encodes MKLIVWNAAMRFRDKLEHLKSYQADILIIPESESPEKWGQTKLQDVNQFLWFGEKVNKGIGIFTLNEHYKIELHPLHNKDFRYIIPLLVTGKRNFILFAVWSQNTKAKFESYIGQIYLALKYYDTLLKEPCVIAGDWNSNKNFDHIRRVGTHTDVVNLLKSKGITSTYHHFYNEEHGVESQPTHYFRKEYARPFHIDYIFTSKDILSSLNKMEVGKHENWIKLSDHMPLLTDFNGIQ; translated from the coding sequence ATGAAACTAATTGTTTGGAATGCTGCAATGCGTTTTAGAGATAAATTGGAACACTTAAAATCATATCAAGCAGATATTTTAATTATTCCAGAATCCGAATCTCCGGAAAAATGGGGACAAACTAAACTTCAGGACGTTAATCAATTTCTTTGGTTTGGTGAGAAAGTTAATAAAGGGATTGGTATATTTACATTAAATGAACATTATAAAATTGAACTTCATCCTTTACATAACAAGGATTTCCGCTATATTATTCCGTTGTTGGTAACTGGAAAACGGAATTTTATTCTCTTTGCGGTATGGTCACAAAATACAAAAGCAAAATTTGAAAGTTACATTGGTCAAATATATTTAGCCCTAAAATATTATGACACTTTGTTGAAGGAACCCTGTGTTATTGCTGGGGATTGGAATAGCAATAAGAACTTTGATCATATCAGGAGGGTTGGTACGCACACGGATGTTGTCAATCTATTGAAAAGTAAGGGTATAACTAGTACATACCATCATTTTTATAACGAAGAGCATGGTGTTGAGTCACAGCCTACCCACTATTTTCGAAAAGAATATGCAAGACCATTTCATATCGACTATATTTTTACTTCTAAAGATATACTATCATCGCTAAATAAAATGGAAGTAGGGAAACATGAAAATTGGATTAAATTAAGTGATCATATGCCTTTGTTAACGGATTTTAACGGTATCCAATAG
- a CDS encoding DUF6094 domain-containing protein, producing MKGIDDESADRKEWTELYRNTKYLKEQGLIMYVIPSYRYSDKRIARFLATHFYNVGMMRFSDDDYDDFRQCIFIGNKKTGKHKEFNQKLFDFLIQMESDEFVMENVTPVDRFVAANKKWSVPSGVEKLRTFYTKLANKSDFVEGIRNSKGFQAFKNRSKPRQLEIGGNPILPLNVGQLALLLASGAVNGEIGEGDNYHLVQGLELVKKIPNEEKKVHDNGSVTTITKIRTRREVSVKVITPQGKILKLV from the coding sequence ATGAAAGGGATAGATGATGAATCAGCTGACAGAAAAGAGTGGACTGAGCTTTACAGAAACACCAAATATCTTAAGGAACAAGGTCTCATAATGTATGTGATTCCTTCTTATCGTTATTCCGATAAGCGGATCGCTAGGTTTTTGGCCACACATTTTTATAATGTAGGCATGATGAGATTTTCGGATGATGATTATGATGATTTCCGTCAATGTATATTTATCGGTAATAAAAAGACAGGTAAGCATAAGGAATTTAATCAAAAGCTGTTTGACTTCCTTATTCAAATGGAATCTGATGAATTTGTGATGGAAAATGTTACACCGGTAGACCGCTTCGTTGCTGCCAATAAAAAGTGGAGTGTTCCTTCAGGAGTAGAAAAATTAAGGACATTCTATACCAAGTTAGCAAATAAATCAGATTTTGTTGAAGGGATTCGAAACAGTAAAGGGTTTCAGGCCTTTAAAAACCGTTCTAAACCACGCCAGCTAGAGATTGGCGGTAACCCTATTCTACCCTTAAATGTTGGCCAACTGGCTCTCCTACTAGCCTCTGGAGCCGTTAATGGAGAAATTGGAGAGGGAGATAATTATCACCTTGTACAGGGGCTAGAGCTTGTGAAAAAAATTCCGAATGAGGAAAAGAAAGTGCACGATAATGGCAGTGTAACGACGATTACAAAAATTCGTACGCGACGTGAAGTCAGCGTTAAGGTAATCACGCCTCAGGGGAAAATTTTGAAGCTCGTTTAG
- a CDS encoding DUF6094 domain-containing protein yields the protein MSHVGNKIRAGFFATPERQGEYFTQLLEVEGSGVWLDPTCGEGEILKQLSAAFQKEDCRITTYGVELDKGRADKAKSVLDHTINAPIESMVIVRGVLQ from the coding sequence ATGAGTCATGTAGGAAATAAAATTAGGGCTGGCTTCTTTGCCACTCCTGAACGACAAGGTGAGTATTTCACTCAGTTATTAGAAGTTGAAGGGAGCGGAGTGTGGCTAGATCCCACATGCGGTGAAGGTGAAATCCTTAAACAACTATCAGCTGCCTTTCAGAAAGAGGATTGTAGGATTACTACATACGGTGTGGAGTTGGATAAGGGAAGAGCGGATAAAGCAAAATCTGTATTAGACCATACAATTAATGCACCTATTGAATCTATGGTCATTGTGCGAGGCGTTCTTCAATAA
- the radC gene encoding RadC family protein, with translation MLETLKNHFAIAKEELGFYGFENTSLQNLLAVLIGPKANPVVTGQLSSLGVKRLSSLSKEELLQYEGIGETTADRIIACIGLAGLLNKFKFEECYIVRSPEDAAKYMADMSTLDQEHFEVLFLNSKNVVIGRKTIFKGSLNASIVHPREIFREAVKLSAASIIAGHNHPSGDPYPSREDIEVTKRLSEAGKLVGIDLLDHIIIGHHGNFTSLKEKGYC, from the coding sequence TTGTTGGAAACATTGAAAAATCATTTTGCAATTGCGAAAGAGGAGCTAGGCTTTTATGGTTTTGAAAATACTTCTCTACAAAATTTGTTAGCAGTATTAATTGGACCAAAAGCAAATCCAGTTGTAACCGGCCAGTTGTCTTCATTAGGAGTAAAAAGGCTCTCTTCCTTATCTAAAGAAGAGTTACTCCAATATGAAGGTATTGGCGAAACAACTGCGGATCGAATTATTGCCTGTATTGGACTTGCTGGTCTACTCAACAAATTTAAGTTTGAGGAATGCTATATTGTCAGAAGTCCAGAAGACGCTGCTAAATATATGGCTGATATGTCTACACTAGATCAAGAACATTTTGAGGTGCTTTTTCTTAACTCAAAAAATGTGGTTATTGGGCGTAAGACAATATTTAAAGGCTCTTTAAATGCAAGTATCGTACACCCTAGAGAAATCTTTCGTGAGGCAGTAAAACTCAGCGCAGCATCAATAATAGCTGGTCATAACCATCCCAGCGGAGACCCGTATCCTTCAAGGGAAGATATCGAAGTCACCAAAAGATTATCTGAGGCAGGGAAGCTAGTGGGGATCGATTTATTAGATCACATTATTATTGGTCATCACGGTAATTTTACTTCATTAAAAGAAAAGGGGTATTGTTAA
- a CDS encoding ArdC-like ssDNA-binding domain-containing protein, translating to MANRQGKSKRWSKGGPSVEERVKELVSVLDEGVRNFEYSPEEFKALLEMKALMPNYSFKNIMVAKTQFPNASYIASFKRWNELGRNIKLGSKAIRIFKPKFIKVKDEQGNETGETQLGGFITVPVFALEQTEGDPLPIDKVIIKLEGDSEAAREIIEYAEQIAEEDNCPIKYGDAQGANGYYSRANHEIVVSDTLSVNHRCKTLVHELVHSKVHRYDTTSSTSEKEVVAEGTAFIVCSFFGLDTSDYSFRYVNSWSKHDPDSLLNYGSMICDISGRIINEFRTLMEANKQEKNLQTA from the coding sequence ATGGCAAATCGTCAAGGTAAGAGCAAGAGATGGAGCAAAGGAGGTCCAAGCGTTGAAGAAAGAGTAAAAGAACTTGTTTCTGTCCTGGATGAAGGTGTAAGAAACTTTGAATATTCTCCAGAAGAATTCAAAGCTCTTTTAGAAATGAAAGCACTGATGCCGAATTACTCTTTTAAAAACATTATGGTTGCTAAAACTCAATTTCCAAATGCCAGCTATATAGCGAGCTTCAAACGTTGGAATGAGTTAGGCCGCAATATCAAACTAGGTTCTAAAGCCATTAGAATCTTCAAGCCGAAATTCATAAAGGTGAAAGATGAACAAGGCAATGAAACCGGTGAAACACAGTTAGGTGGTTTCATAACTGTTCCAGTTTTCGCGCTTGAACAGACGGAAGGAGATCCGCTTCCTATTGATAAGGTGATTATAAAGCTTGAAGGCGATTCTGAGGCAGCTAGAGAGATTATTGAATATGCTGAACAGATTGCTGAAGAAGATAATTGTCCAATCAAATATGGAGACGCGCAAGGAGCCAATGGTTACTATAGCCGAGCAAACCATGAAATCGTCGTTAGTGACACTTTAAGTGTTAATCATAGATGCAAGACATTAGTACATGAATTGGTGCATTCAAAGGTGCATCGATATGATACTACGTCTTCTACATCGGAGAAGGAAGTTGTTGCAGAAGGAACAGCCTTTATTGTTTGTTCATTCTTCGGCTTAGACACATCAGATTATTCCTTCCGATATGTTAACTCATGGAGCAAACATGACCCCGATTCTCTTTTAAATTACGGATCTATGATTTGTGATATTTCAGGACGAATCATAAATGAGTTTAGAACTTTAATGGAAGCGAATAAACAGGAAAAAAATCTTCAAACAGCTTAG
- a CDS encoding DUF6018 family natural product bioysynthesis protein, whose protein sequence is MAVTMSQLLGKPGDVIEDCRKEIRLLPSNDRYRISAEILLRNGERRYFRAKSIDRKSATQEVLLFIAAVENATGETVMWRLKGEKTYHMSTNYEVSPSFIQRTKKAILGYFFDIEE, encoded by the coding sequence ATGGCTGTTACAATGTCACAGTTATTAGGAAAACCAGGAGATGTTATTGAGGATTGTAGAAAGGAAATCAGGCTTTTACCCTCAAATGACAGGTATCGCATTTCTGCAGAGATACTTCTTAGAAATGGAGAGCGTCGCTATTTTCGAGCAAAGTCTATTGATAGGAAGTCTGCTACACAAGAGGTACTCTTGTTTATTGCAGCTGTCGAGAATGCAACTGGGGAAACAGTAATGTGGAGATTAAAGGGAGAGAAAACTTATCATATGAGCACTAATTATGAGGTAAGCCCTTCTTTTATTCAGCGCACCAAAAAAGCCATTCTAGGGTACTTCTTCGACATCGAAGAGTAA
- a CDS encoding DnaA N-terminal domain-containing protein → MRRKNMDETPIYKVRRRVPFLPKELYEELPEELKRRHDDFMEKYMSVYSPDNLGNVVNYEGIYEDFIEQGETFHKPVKKRNAAVQKHKLDIKESMTTDDLNLTKQVLEYIQAKISKPSFDTWFKDSLFKNRDSVITLYAQNKFAASWINDRHIDLITQALNDLNINFLDIKIISIEE, encoded by the coding sequence ATGAGAAGAAAAAATATGGATGAAACTCCAATTTATAAAGTGAGAAGACGGGTGCCATTTCTTCCGAAGGAATTGTATGAAGAGCTTCCGGAGGAACTAAAGAGAAGGCATGATGACTTTATGGAAAAGTATATGTCTGTTTATAGCCCAGACAACCTTGGAAATGTCGTTAATTATGAAGGGATTTATGAGGACTTTATTGAACAGGGAGAAACGTTCCATAAGCCGGTAAAAAAGAGAAATGCCGCGGTACAAAAACATAAACTAGATATCAAAGAATCAATGACAACTGATGACTTGAATCTTACAAAGCAGGTATTGGAATACATACAAGCTAAAATTTCGAAACCATCTTTCGATACCTGGTTTAAAGATTCTTTATTTAAAAACCGTGATTCCGTGATTACACTTTATGCACAAAATAAATTTGCGGCTAGCTGGATTAATGATAGACATATAGATTTAATTACACAGGCGTTGAATGATTTAAATATTAATTTCTTAGATATCAAAATTATTTCTATTGAAGAGTAG